The genomic DNA GTTCAGGAGATACATCTCGCGCGCCTTGGCCGAGCCGACGAGCTTGGTCAGGAAGTACGAGCCTCCGAAGTCGCCCGAGAAGCCGATGCGCGCGAACGCGGTGGCGAAGATCGCCGAGTCACTCGCCACGCGGATGTCGCAGGCCAGCGCCATCGAGAGCGACGCGCCCGCGGCCGCGCCGTTCACGGCGGCGAGCGTGGGCTTGGGCATGGTGTGCAACAGCCACGACGCCTCCTGGAGCCGCTTGAGTGAGTCGAACGACTCCTCGAGGGTGACCCGGCGGTTGCGCTCGGCCGGGCTGGCGCCGTCGCCGGGCGCGAGGTCGGCCCCGGCCGAGAAGGCGCGCTCGCCCGCGCCGGTGAGCACCACCACGCGCACGTCCGGGTCTTCGGCGACCGAGCGCAGCGTGGGGCCGAGCGCCTCGAGCAGCTCGGTCGTGAGCGCGTTCATCTTGTCGGGGCGGTTCATGGTGACGGTGGCGATGCCGTCCTTGGTCTCGAGCAGCAGGGTGTTCGACATGGCGCGAGTATACGTGGTCGCCTTTCGCGATTTTTTCTGAGATCGTTCTCGCGCCATGGGAACGATCCTGGGTCCGCTGCCGATGTTTGGTGCCCTGGCGCTGTTCGCCGGGGTGCTGGTCTCTCTCGAGCTCGGTCGCGCCATCGGGCGCTGGCGCCACAGCACGGACCTCGTGTCGAACGAGGGCGCAGGCGCGGTCGAGGGCGCCGTGTTCGGGCTCCTGGGGCTCCTGGTCGCATTCACGTTCTCGGGGGCGCTGCAGCGCTGGGACTCACGCCGCGCGCTCGTGGTCGAGGAGGCGAACGACATCGGCACCGCCTGGCTGCGTCTCGACCTCCTGCCCGAGGGATCGCAGCCGCCACTGCGGCAGCTCTTTCGCGACTATCTCGATGCCCGCCTCGCCACGTACGAGGTGCTCCAGGATCTGCCGGCGGCACAGCGCGAGCGGGCGCACTCGCTCGATCTGCAAGGTCAGATCTGGAGCCGGGCGGTGAGCGAGTGTCTGAAGCCCGAGGGCGAGAAGGCCCGGCTGCTGCTCCTGCCCGCGCTGAACGCGATGATCGACATCACGAACACGCGCACGGTGGCGACTCAGATGCATCCGCCGGTCGTGATCTATGCGCTCCTGGTCGCGCTCTTGCTCGCCAGCTCGCTCATGGCCGGGCTCGCCATGTCGCCCTCGCCGCGCCGCCACGTCATGCGCATGCTGTGCTTCGCCGCCGCCATGTCGGTGGGCGTGTACGTGATCCTCGACCTGGAGTTCCCGCGCCTGGGACTGATTCGCATCGACGCCATCGATCAGGTGCTGCGCGAGCTGCGCGCCAGCATGAACTAGCGCGAGAGACTCGAAGCGAGAAACTCGTATCCGCGTCTCACTTCGGGGTTCATACTCGCGGGGCGAGAGGTTGGACGGGGGAGTCCGACCGGCATGTCGCGCGCAGCCGCGCTCGTGATCGCAGCGATCGCCTTCGGTTTTCCGCTCGAGGCGCGAGCGCTGGCGGTGAGCGGGTTCGAGCCGCACGACGTCACGATCGGCACGCGACTCACGATCCGCGGCGACTTCGCGGAGCTCTTGGCCGCCAAGGCGCGGCCCATGGTGCAGGGCCGCCGGATCGATTCGCCCAAGACGGTCCAGTTCCAGGTGCTCGCCTGGTCGCGCCGCACGATCATCGCGCGCGTGAAGAGCGTGCCCTCGACCCGGTCCGACCCGGCCGCGGGCAAGATCTGGTCACTGGTGGTGCGCTGCGACCCGCTCGGCCTGGACGCCGAGGCCGACGGCCCGCTCACGACCTCGGGCCCGCTGCTCGCCTCGCTCGACGAAGGCGAAGCGGCCGCCGGGTCGCTCGTCACTCTTTACGCCATCGACCCGGGCAGCAAGGCGCCGACGGTCCTGCTCGGGCGCAACAAGGCCAAGGTGCTGCTCGACCTTCCCGCAGGCGCCAACCCCGACGACGATCCGTGGAGCGTGACCATCCGCGTGCCGCGGCTGCGCAACGGCTTCTACACCGTGCGGCTCGAGAACTCGCTCGGGCGCGCGCCCGAACGAGCGACCCTGCTCCTGTACGGCAGCGACGGCGCCGGGCTCGATCCCTACGCCAACGTGGCCGTGCAGGGACGACCGGCGCTGGTCGCGCCGGTGTGCACCTGGAGCGCGGCGGGCGACGCCATCCAGGTGTCTGCCTGCGCGGGCGACCCGTGCGCGCGCAGTCTCTCGCTCGAGCTCGTGCCCGATGGCCGCGGGAGCTGGGCGCCGGCCCGGGCCGTGCTCACGACCGCCGACCCCTGGGGCGGCGCGCCCGAGGTGCTCGAATCGGTGACTGGCGAAGCGAAGCTCTTGCCGTCGCCGGCGTCGAACCTGCTGGCCGGCGCGTTCGTCGCCGCGCTGCGGCCCGTCGCGGAGCCCGGAGCCACGCCGCTGCGGATCCGCGGCTACTTCCAGGCGGCTCCCGGGGAGTGAGGGAGTGAGCCAGACGCCCGAGTCGATCGCACGCGACTTCGACCGCATCGCGGGCCTGCCCCACGACCCCTGGGACCACAACCGGCTCTACCACGCCGTGCTGCTGCGGGAGCTCCCGGCGCGGACCGGCGAGATACTCGAGATCGGCTGCGGCACGGGCGAGCTCACGACGAAGCTCGCGCAGCGTTCGCAGCGCGTGCTGGCGCTCGACCTGTCGCCGGCCATGCTGGCGGCGGCACGGACGCGCTGCGCGGCGCAGCCGCACGTGGAGCTGCGCCTGGCCGACGCACTCACGTGCGAGCTTCCGCGCGCGGGCTTCGACGTGGTGGCCACGATCGCGACCCTGCACCACCTGCCGCTCGAGCCCATGTTCGCGCGCGTGCGCGACGCGCTGCGGCCGGGCGGCGTGTTCCTCGCGCTCGACGTGACTCTCGAGCGCTCCGCGGCCGGTGCGCTCGGGTCCGCCGTCGCTGTTCCGCTGAACCTGCTCGGCAGGCTGCGGGCGACCGGACGCCTGCGTCCGCCGCCCGAGGTGCGCGCGGCCTGGCAGGCGCACGTCGCCAGCGACCGGTTTCCGCCGCTGGCCGAGGTGCGCCGCGCCGCAGCGGCGCTCCTGCCGGGCGCGCGCCTGCGCCGGCACCTCTACTGGCGCTACTCGCTGGTCTGGCGCAAGCCGGGTCAGTCGGAGATGCCGGCCGCGCGCCGCGCCTTCGCCTTGGCGCGCTCCAGGTCGTAGGTCCGGTTCATCATCACGCGCTGCGCGGGCAGCCCGCCGCCGGCCTGCAGCGTGGTCACGAGCTGCCAGCCGCCGTAGGCGTCGGCGGTGAGATCGCGGATCAGGTTGTAGATGCGCATGCGCGCCTCGACGTCGACGTCGGGCGTGGTGTGGAGATACTTGCGCAGATACTTGCCCGCCTCGGGATGCCGCAGGTCGGCCTCCTTGGGCAGCGTGAGCACGAGCCCGCCCCCCAGGTCGTGCAGGCGCTGCACGATCGAGTGGTAGTTCGCCGCGAAGTAGTACTTGCCCACGTTCACGCCCAGCACGTTCGGGTGCACCATGCCCGAGGGCGTGGTCTCGTAGTTGCGGCACGCCCAGTCGAGTGACATGCGGATGAGCTGGGCGTAGCAGACCATCTCGGCCACCGCGGCTTGCACCTCGTCCTTGCCGCCCTTGCCCTGCTGCTCGGACACGAGCAGCGCCAGACCGACGAGCGTCTCGGCGCGCTCGGCCGCCTCGACCATGCCCAGGGTGCGCTCCCACAGGCCGAGCGAGCGCGCGAACACGCCCGCGAGCCGGAACTCACCCGCGAGAAACACGCGCTCCCAGGGCACGAACACGTCGTCGAAGATCACGAAGCCTTCGGGCATGCTGTGGTGCGCGCTCGCGGGATAGTCGAACTCGGACAGCTCGGGCGGCGCGAAGCTGCGGTTGATGATGCGCACGCCCGGCGCGTTGGCCGGGATCGAGAACGAGACCGCGTAGTCGGCCTCTTCGTGTCTCATCGACTTGGTCGGCATGACCACGAGCTCGTGCACGAGCGACGCGCCGGTGATGTGCAGCTTCGCGCCGCGCACCGTGATGCCCTTCTCGCTGCGGTCGACGATGCGCAGGTACAGGTCGGGATCGTCCTGCTGGTGCGCGCGGCGGCTGCGGTCGCCTTTGGCGTCGGTGATGACCTCGGCCGCTCGCAGGTCGTTGTCGCGCGCGTAGCGCCACAGGTTCTCGATGTTCTCGGCGTAGCGCGGATTCACCGCCGCCACCTCGTCCTTCACGGACTGGAGCGCCATGTACACGCCGGTGACTCCGCCCACGATCGACATCTGACCGGCGAGCTTCACGCGCTGCAGCAAGTCCTGCTCGCTGCGCGGGATCTGGAACACGCGGTGCGCGCGCGTGCCCTCCTCGGTCTGGTAGGTGGTGAGCTCGCGGCGCGCGGGGTCGTCGTACTCGTAGTCGCGCGCGGCCACGGCCAGCGGCACGCGGAAGCGCGGGTCCTTCGCGACGTCGTCGATGCGGTCGCCGTCCCAGTACAGGACGCGCCCGTCGCGCAAGCTCTCGACGTACTCGGCCGGTGTCTTCAGCGCCATGCGAACCTCCGGGAGGGAATTCTACTCATCCGAACTCGGGCGCGTAGCGCACGCGGCCGCGCACGCGCGCGAGCGCGCCCGGCACGAGCTCGAGCGCCATGAAGGCGTCGCGCGGCGGCGCGTCGCCGAAGGTGAGCCCGAAGCGCATGGCCGGCACGAAGCCGAAGCGCGGGTAGTAGGGCGGGTGACCCAGCACCACCAGGAACGGCGCGCCGAGCTTGCGGCAGGCCTCGATGCCCGCGCGCGCGAGGGCCGAGCCCGCGCCGTCGCGCTGGTGCGCCGGCAGCACGGCCAGCGGCGCGAGCCCGTACGGCGGCGGCGCGAGCGCGTGGTCCTCGACGCGCACGGGGCTGAACAGCACGTGGCCGACCAGCTCGTCGTCGCGCTCGGCCACGAGCGAGACGCACGCGGGCTCGCGCGCGAGCAGGCGCAGCACGATCTCCGCCTCGTCGCTCCGGCCGAAGGCGGCCGTGTGCACGGCGCGGATCGCCTCGCGGTCGCTCGCCTGCCCCGGCCGGATGGCAGTCACGCGAGCGTCGCGGTCACCACGCGCGTCGCGCGGGTCAGCTTGTGTCGGCGCGCGAACTCGGGCCGGCCGACGTCGGCGCGCGAGGCCTCCCAGGTGGCCAGGCTCGCGTAGCGGGTCAAGAGGTGGAAGCGCGCTTCGGGCGGGCGCACGTCGAGGCTCTTCCACAGCCCGATGATCTGCGCGTCGAAGCCGGCTTCGAACTCGGGCCAGGCGCGCTCGGAGAGACTCACGAACTCCTCGGAGTCGGAGTCCGCGATCTCGAAGCTGCGGAACGCGTAGACCCCCGCGATCGTCACGGGCGAGACACGCACGGGGCGCACGGTGGCGATCATGCGCTCGGCGCACAGGCCGCGCAGGCCCTCCGCGGCGGCGCGCAGCGCGCCGCTCGCCGCCGCCAGCCGGGCTTCGTCGGAGTAGGCGGTGAGCAGCACGCCCTCGTTGGCTTCGAGCCCGATCTGGCCGCGGAACATGCCGAAGAACGAGCCGCCGGCCGCCACGTGCAGCGTCGCGGCGCGCGCCTCCCACTCACCCGGGCCGACGCAGAAGCGCAGTGACTCGTAGGTCTCGTGCATGGCCGCCTCGTCAGGGCAGCGCGAACGCCAGCAACGCGTCGCCGGGCTGCGACCAGCCGTGCCCGCCCGACGCGATCACGACGTACTGCTTGCCGTCGGGACGCAGTCTATACGTCATGGGGGTCGCGTTGGCGGTGTACGGCAGGCGCTGGGTCCAGATCTCGCGCCCGGTCTTCGCGTCGAAGGCGCGGAAGAACTTGTCGGTGGTGGCGCCGATGAACACCACGCCGCCGGCGGTCGCGAGCGCGCCGCCCAGGTTGGGGGCGCCCAGATGCAGCCACATCGGCCAGGGCGCCTGGTCGCGCGTGGTGCCCAGCGTCGACTCCCAGAGTGTCTCGCCGCTGGCCAGGTCGATCTTCGAGATCACGCCCCAAGGCGGCCGGTTGCAGGGCGCGCCGAGCGGCGAGAGCAGCGGGCTGCGGCGCACGGCGTAGGGCGTGCCCTTCTGCGGATAGAGCTCGTTGGGGTAGGCCCACTTGC from Myxococcota bacterium includes the following:
- a CDS encoding enoyl-CoA hydratase, with amino-acid sequence MSNTLLLETKDGIATVTMNRPDKMNALTTELLEALGPTLRSVAEDPDVRVVVLTGAGERAFSAGADLAPGDGASPAERNRRVTLEESFDSLKRLQEASWLLHTMPKPTLAAVNGAAAGASLSMALACDIRVASDSAIFATAFARIGFSGDFGGSYFLTKLVGSAKAREMYLLNERIDAAEALRIGLLYRVYPPQSFRAEVDALARKIADGPPLSYRYMKRHLNLALHGHLRDVLDLEAEAMMYTGRSEDFRAGVEAFLRKDKA
- a CDS encoding DUF4239 domain-containing protein, yielding MGTILGPLPMFGALALFAGVLVSLELGRAIGRWRHSTDLVSNEGAGAVEGAVFGLLGLLVAFTFSGALQRWDSRRALVVEEANDIGTAWLRLDLLPEGSQPPLRQLFRDYLDARLATYEVLQDLPAAQRERAHSLDLQGQIWSRAVSECLKPEGEKARLLLLPALNAMIDITNTRTVATQMHPPVVIYALLVALLLASSLMAGLAMSPSPRRHVMRMLCFAAAMSVGVYVILDLEFPRLGLIRIDAIDQVLRELRASMN
- a CDS encoding methyltransferase domain-containing protein, encoding MSQTPESIARDFDRIAGLPHDPWDHNRLYHAVLLRELPARTGEILEIGCGTGELTTKLAQRSQRVLALDLSPAMLAAARTRCAAQPHVELRLADALTCELPRAGFDVVATIATLHHLPLEPMFARVRDALRPGGVFLALDVTLERSAAGALGSAVAVPLNLLGRLRATGRLRPPPEVRAAWQAHVASDRFPPLAEVRRAAAALLPGARLRRHLYWRYSLVWRKPGQSEMPAARRAFALARSRS
- a CDS encoding 4-hydroxyphenylacetate 3-hydroxylase N-terminal domain-containing protein — protein: MALKTPAEYVESLRDGRVLYWDGDRIDDVAKDPRFRVPLAVAARDYEYDDPARRELTTYQTEEGTRAHRVFQIPRSEQDLLQRVKLAGQMSIVGGVTGVYMALQSVKDEVAAVNPRYAENIENLWRYARDNDLRAAEVITDAKGDRSRRAHQQDDPDLYLRIVDRSEKGITVRGAKLHITGASLVHELVVMPTKSMRHEEADYAVSFSIPANAPGVRIINRSFAPPELSEFDYPASAHHSMPEGFVIFDDVFVPWERVFLAGEFRLAGVFARSLGLWERTLGMVEAAERAETLVGLALLVSEQQGKGGKDEVQAAVAEMVCYAQLIRMSLDWACRNYETTPSGMVHPNVLGVNVGKYYFAANYHSIVQRLHDLGGGLVLTLPKEADLRHPEAGKYLRKYLHTTPDVDVEARMRIYNLIRDLTADAYGGWQLVTTLQAGGGLPAQRVMMNRTYDLERAKAKARRAAGISD
- a CDS encoding N-acetyltransferase, coding for MTAIRPGQASDREAIRAVHTAAFGRSDEAEIVLRLLAREPACVSLVAERDDELVGHVLFSPVRVEDHALAPPPYGLAPLAVLPAHQRDGAGSALARAGIEACRKLGAPFLVVLGHPPYYPRFGFVPAMRFGLTFGDAPPRDAFMALELVPGALARVRGRVRYAPEFG